Genomic DNA from Nitrospirota bacterium:
GAAGACATGGCCTGCTCCGATTTCCTGAAGGTTTTTGACACACACGTCAATCAGTCCCGCATCATTGCCCTCTGTCCTTATTAGACACGGCCCTGACGCCTCTGTAAAGGCGATGCCGAATTTTGCCTGAGGCACAGTCGTTGCTATAATCTCATAAAGATCCTCGGTTGTCTTTATAAAATGTGTCTGCCCGAGGATGATGTTGCACTCCTCCGGAACATCAATTCTTACTGTTTTTATTTCCATCACAACCTCCTTAAAGACCGTTATGGGTTATGCGTTTAAATGCCTTCTGCATCCTGTTCTCTTTTGCTCATCACGCTTCACGTCTTACACCTCACGGTTGTAAAGTATGTTATAATCAAAATAAATTTTTGAGGCATTGTCAGGCAATAAATGGTAAATTTTTCAAATAATTTTCAGTCCGGAAAATTATTTACCTTAATTTTCTGTGCATATCTAATCTCAACGGCATCCGCCGCAACTGCTGAAATCATCGGACCTGCCATAAAGATACAAAACAATAATATCATGATAGGCACGGGTTTTTCCAATATCAAGGAAATAGAGAATGCCATAAAGTCAGGGGTTGAAAAAGAAATCGTCTTTACCATAGAGCTTTTCAGGGAATGGGATTTCTGGCCTGATGAATTTGTACATGCAAGGAAAATCCAGAAGGTCATTAAATATGACAACCTGAGGGGGCAGTACAGGACATCGTCTCATGACGGAACAGTTGTTAAGGAACGCTACTTTAAAGAATTCAATGACCTGAAGGAGTGGCTCTTTACGGTCAAGGATGTTAACCTCATTAATGTCAAAGAGCTTGAGCAGGGCAAATATTTTGTCAGGGTTGTGGTTGAATCAAAAAGCAGGGAGATTCCGCCTGTCATAGGCTTCTTTATGCTATTCATTCCCGAAATAGAAACAAGCCTTGCCAAAAAATCCCCGACATTTGTCGTTGGGGAACACCCGGCTCTGAGGAATCCCCGATGAAACCGCTCAAGACGCTTTTAGGCCTTTTTGCCATCAGCATCCTCGCAATAATTATCACCGGCTTTGTGCTTAAATATCTCGGGATTGAGCATGGTCCTCTGATAATAAAAACCGGCATTGTTTTTCTTGCGGTAAATATTGTACTTTACCTCCTTCTTCTGATTATTTTCGTAATCCGCAACCTCACTGCGCTTTACTATGAAAAACAACAGAAAATCATGGGGTCAAGGTTCAGGACCAGGCTTGTCATTGCCTTTGTCGGGCTTACCTTCATACCGTCAATACTGCTTTTTATCCTTTCAAACCAGCTCATAAACAATACCATTGATAAATGGTTTTCTATTGAGGTTCAGGGTCCGGTAAGCGATTCAATGGCAATTGCCAGAGTCTTTTACCAGAAAGAAAGAAAAAACGCACAAAGCTATGCAGATTCATTGGCGGCAAACAGGACAGCAGTCAACAGGGAAACCGGAAACTATAAAACTTATTTTCTAAGACAATCAGACGGCTCCGGCCTTGTTGACGACGCCTTTAAGGGACTTGCCGATACGGAGATAATATCAAAAAACAGCGGCGACATTATCAGGGCGGCATCTCCAGTCAGAGAAGGGGGTATAGTCTCCGGAGTGGTGCTGGTTGAGACAGCCATTCCTAAAAATATTGTGGAGAAAATGGAGTCCATCAAAAAGGCTTACAACGAATACCAGCAGATCGGGACGCTTCAGACCCCGATGAAGTTTATCTACTTTCTGATTCTCACAGTCACCACACTTGTAATTATTTTTCTTGCGCTCTGGATTGCGCTCCGCATTGCAAAAGGCATAACAATACCCATTAGGTCCCTTGTGGAGGCTACAAAAAATGTTGCGGACGGGGATCTGAATATCAGGATTGATTTAAAAAGGGACGATGAAATAGGCCTGCTGATTAATTCATTCAACAAGATGGTCGGGGATATCCGCAAGGCATATCTCAGCATGGAGGCGATAATTGAAAATATAAACACCGGCGTGATACTCCTTGAACGCTCAGGCAGGATTTATACACTGAACAACGCAGCATGTTCAATGCTGAATTTAGACCGCGCCTCTGTTACAGGGAAAAGCCCGAGAGAAATTCTCGGCAAAATCAAATCCGAAGAACTGAACTCCATGATAAATCAATTAGGGGAAAAGAACTTCAGGGCGATAGAGCGTGAAATTCACGCAAACGTAGAGGGCAAACTCGTGAATATGCGGGTTTACATTACGGCATTGAAAGATGCAGGCGGTAATTTTATGGGAATACTTGTCGTCTTTGACGACATCACAGACGTCATAAAGGCGCAGCGTGCGCTGGCGTGGCAGGAAGTCGCCCGGCGCATTGCCCATGAAATAAAAAACCCGCTTACACCCATACAGCTTTCAACTGAACGGCTTCTTAAAAAATGGGATGAAAAATCCGGAGATTTTGATGAGGTCTTAAGGAGGTCGGCAAAAACTATTGTGAATGAGGTCAACAGCCTGCGAAACCTTGTCAATGAATTTTCAAGGTTCGGCAAGATGCCCAAGCTGAACCTCCAGCCGACTGATATTAAACCCGTAATTGAAGAAATATTAAACCTCTACAAAGACGTGAAGGAGGTAAATATTACGACATCGTTTCAGGACACGCCTGAGATTGAAGCGGATCAGGAACAGTTAAAAAGGGCCTTGATAAATCTCATAGACAATGCCATTCATGCAAAAACAGAAAATATATGGTTAAATATATTCTACGAGCCATCTCTGGAAAGCGTCAGAATAGAAGTCATAGATGACGGAATCGGGATAAAAAATGAAGACAAGGACAAGCTCTTCCTGCCTTATTTTTCAACAAAAGAAGAAGGCACAGGGCTCGGCCTTGCAATCGTTGATAAAATAATATCAAGGCACAGGGGATACATAAGGGTAAAAGACAACAAGCCGAAAGGCACGCAGTTTATTATAGAACTGCCTGTTGTAAGGAAATGAGGAACAACTGTTGCAGGTTGAAAGCTGAGCAGCAACGGCATATATGCCCTCAAAACTTTAAGAATACAACTTTGATTATTATCTGTCATGCTGCAAAAAGTTTTGAGTATTTGCCCTGGACTATTTGTAAAGAGGCAGCATGACATTAAGGTGTTGCCTTAAAGTTTTCGGACATACATGCCATTGCATAAGACTTGAAACTTGCGCAATAAACGCTATAACACGATAAACGCTGTACACGGGATGGAGAGACAATGACACAGGCTGCAAAGGCCACAATACTTGTGGTGGATGATGAAAAAAATATCAGGGAAGTCCTTGCCGATACCCTCGGTGATGAAGGCTATGAGGTTATAACCGCATCTTCAGGCGAACAGGCGTTAGACTCTGTCAGGGAATTTTCTCCTGAGGTTATATTCCTTGACGTATGGATGCCGGGGATGGACGGCATAGAAACCCTTAAGGCCGTCAAGGATGCAAGCAAGGAATCATCCGTGATAATGATCTCAGGACATTCCAATATAGATACCGCAGTACAGGCGACTAAATTAGGCGCTTATGATTTTCTGGAAAAACCGCTTGCAACTGAAAAGGTGCTTATTGTTGTCAGGCGCGCGCTGGAAAAACAGCGGCTTGAGAAGGAAAATATTGCATTAAGAACCAGCGGATGGGAGATAATCGGGGAGAATCCGAAAATGAAACTTCTCAGAGATGAAATTTCAAAGGCGGCGTCTTCTCAGGGCAGAGTGCTTATATTCGGCGAAAGCGGAACAGGGAAAGAGCTTGTCGCAAGGGCATTGCACGAATCAAGCGACAGGAAAGACAGGGATTTCATAGAGGTAAACTGCGCCGCAATTCCCAATGAACTTATAGAAAGCGAACTGTTCGGTCATGAAAAAGGCTCTTTTACCGGCGCCTTTGAACGCAAAAAAGGCAAATTTGAACTTGCAGACAAGGGAACGCTTTTTCTGGATGAAGTGGGAGACATGGCGCTTGCCACACAGGCAAAGCTCCTGAGGGTGATTGAGACTCAGGAATTTCAGAGGGTCGGAGGAAGCAAAAACATAAAGGTTGATGTAAGGATAATTGCGGCAACAAACAAAAACCTGCAGGATGAAATTAAGAAGGCAATCTTCAGGGAAGATCTGTATTTCAGGCTGAACGTAATTCCGGTAAATGTCCCTCCGCTCAAGGAAAGAAAGGACGACATCCCGCTTCTGGTAGAGCACTTCCTTAAAAATTTCGCCATGCAATACGGCAGGAAGGCAAAAAAGATTAGTCAGGCAACACTTGACGCCCTGATAAGCTATGACTGGCCCGGCAATGTAAGGGAGCTTAAAAACACCATTGAGCGTTTTGTAATAATGAACTCCACTGAAACCATTGACTCAAAGGATCTTCCCTCCCTCAGCAGCGCGGAGCCTGATTATCTCGGTTATAAGACGCTGAGAGAGGCGCGGGAGCAGTTTGAAAAATATTTCATTCTGAAAAAACTCAGTGAAAACAACTGGAATGTCTCAAAAACAGCAGAAGACATGGACATAGAAAGAAGCAACCTCCACAGGAAAATCAAGGCGCTGGGGATAGATTTGGGACGCAGTGATTAATGAAGTCCTTCAAGGCACTCTGTCTTTTCAATCTCAATAAAACTTTTAGTCAGTCTTGCCATCTCCCTGTAGAATGACAACTCTGCTTCATTAATAATTTTACCGCTAAATGCGGGTATCCATTTTAACAGATGTTCTTTAATGAATTTTTTCTCAATCTCTCGGCACTTTAATGCACTCTCAATATCTTCTGCCTCCAAAGCATCTGCTTCATTTTTAGTAAGTTCATGCATAAATTCTAATTCCACACTGATATGGTCTGGCAGACCTTTATAGTCTGATTTATATTGGAACCCAAGTGATTCAACAAACTTCTTAACCTCTACTGTAGACCTGCCCCACAACCTTCCCCAATCGCCGTCAGCCCTTTCATGATGAACTGACTCATGGGGAGATATGTGTCTGCCCGGGCCCAAAAACAGCCTTGCGAACTCAACTGACAGGTCTTCAAGGAGTTTTTTTTCAGGCTGATCAAAAAAACCTTTATCAAATTTAATCCCTAAATTGGACAGGACAGACAAAAATCCTTTATCCGTGATTCCCCTAAGCAGAACCGCTGTTGGTTCTTCCCTGTAAATCATGGCTAATAAGCCATAGACATTACTTCTGTGCCTTGCCGTCTCAGCCATATTTTTAGCTTTTGTGTTTTCCATAAGGGAGGCTAATAAAACATCCCCTCCCACAAAAAAGAGGGGATGTTTTAGATGTTATAAACTATATGCCCTGCTATGCCTTTGTAACTGTAACAACCGTATCCATACCCCGGTGCTGTCCGCCTATCGGGTCGGGAATATTCGGTATTATCCAATTAGGATGCTTTCCGTGTTCCTTCCACCACATAAGTCTGAGGTCCGAGTCATTATCATGCGCCCCGCCTTCAACAGACGCCTTCTTGCCTGATGCATACCTCCCGTATTCCCAGTGCCCTACATGGTGCGAGATTGCTATAATACCCGGCACAATTCCCTCTGTTACTTCTGCCTTTGTGGTAATCTCGCCAATAGCGGATTTAACCTTAATCTTATCGCCGGTTTTAATCTTCAGCATGGCCGCTGTCTTAGGGTTTATTTTTGCGGGATTGTCATGATATATCTCGCTTAACCATTTGCAGTTTGCAGAGCGGGATTGCGTTATGACAGCAACCTTATATGTTGTGAGAATCAGTTCGTTTGGTTTCATCTTTTCATGCTCAGGCACCTGCATATAACTCGGCAGAGGGTTAAACTTCTTATCCTCCATAAGCACAGAATAAAGCTCCAGATAACCTGACTTGTTAACCCTGTCCGGCTTGAAGCCGGCATAAACTTTATCACCTATTTTCTGGCCCACATATCCCTTCCATGCTTCCTTTGTATGAGTGTAGCCTTTCTTCTTAGCGTCTTCCTCATTCTCAGCCTTTGATTTCTTCCATTCCCAGTAAACCTGTGCCTCTTCATCAAAAATGACGCCTTCTTTTTTGATATCCTCTTCCTTAACCTCTTTCTTGTATGAGAAAAATTTCGGCTTGGCAGCCGGGTCATGCCATACCCCATTTTTGATCATGTAATCAAACCCGCCGGCTGCCTTTATCTCCGGAGTCATGTCGCATGACTGCCTGACAAATTCCTCCATAGAATTAAATCCTAAGGAAAAACCCATCTTATTTGCAAGATCACAGGCTATATCTGCAAAATTTCTTGCCTCACCCAGCGGTTTAATAAACGGCTGTCGGATCTGATATTCGGCAATCTGCATTGGAGAGACTTCACCGTCCCAATCCCATCTCTCAGTATAAGGGGTATCGGGCAGAATAAGGTCAGCCAATGCCGCCGATTCATCATAGAACGGATTGACGCACACAGTGTAAGGAATCAGACTTTCATCTTTAAAGATATCTATTATCTCCTGACACTCGCCATTGGCATAAACAGGGGCATAGCAGTACCACATATATACCTCAGGCCTTCCTTCCTTCCCGTCTTTAATCATCTTAAAGACCTGGTGGTCCACATGATGATTCGGATATGCTACCGCGCCTTTAAACCCGTCAAGGATATTTAATTTCTTTGCCGCCGGCTTATCTTTCGGCCCGGCTGGAAATTTCCACGAAGCTGCAACTGCCTTGCACCTGCCGCCCGGATTGTCTATGTTTCCTGTTATTGCAGAAAGCATCTGCGCAATACGTTCATTTTCAACTCCGTTATAATGAGCCACCGCGCCCCTGTATGTTATAAGGCATGCAGGTTTTGTCTTTGCAAATTCAACTGCAATGGATTTAATCTTTGCCGCGCTTACCCCGCTTATCTTCTCCGCCCACTCAGGAGTATATTGGGAAAGGTGAGATTTCAGTGCAGTTATCTTTTCGTCCGCTGAGGCATTAGGGTTTTTTGCCGCCTTGACAAAGGTCAAGAATTCCTTATCATAAATACCTTCATTTATTATAACGCTGCACATGGCAAGCATAACCGCGCCGTCAGTGCCCGGTTTAATCGGCACCCATTCATCCGACTTAGCCGCTGTGTTGGAAAGCCTCACATCAAAGGTAACCAGCTTTATCCCTCTGTCAACCTTCGCCCTTATCAGCCTGTGCGCCGTCGGGATATGATTGGTATGAGCCTCAAGTACATTGCTCCCGAAATTCAGCACAAATTGGGTATTGTCAAAATCCCAGTTGTCATAAGATTTACCCCATGTCAATTCCTGAGCTACCCATTTGGCACCTTCGCAAATAGTCGTGTGCCCGCTTACGGTTCCCGTGCCGTAAGTCCCAAGGAAAACATCTTTTATCAGCTTCTCTGAACTTGCCTTCATCCTGCCGTAGTGAAATTTAAATTTCTCCGGATGCCCTTCATCACGAAGTCTTTTCAGGCGTACAGCCACTTCATCAAGGGCTGCATCCCATGAGATTCTCTTCCACTTCCCCTCGCCGCGTTTGCCAACGCGTTTCATCGGATAAAGTATCCTGTCAGGGTCATTGGAGTGGTTTACGCCTCCTTGTCCCTTAGCGCACATTTTGCCTTCTGTTCTGATGGAGTCAGGGTTTGACTCTATTTTAACTAACCTTCCATCCTCTACATAACCGATGTTCGGACATCTGGTAACACACTGCCAGCAGGAAGAAGGAATTGCCTGTCTTTCAACTCCTGTTAAAGGTGTAAAATCTTTACCTCCCGGCGCTAATGTGCCGGCAAGGGCGCGGGATTTAAAAACCTCTCCGGCAGCCAGCAGGGCGCCGCTGGCTGCACCTAATTTCATAAAATTACGGCGAGTAAGTTTAAACATGTCCTCCTCCTTCTTTATATTATCTGGTCGTTAAATTCAGCCTCTTTTTTCTTCGAATTAATTTTGTAGGCTTTCAGCACATTCTTCGGGTCAATATAAAATACATAAGGCTCTGTCTTTTCCTGAGGCAGAAGTGTAGTTTTTTCCCTGTCCTTCAGTAAATTAAATTCTTTGACAAGCCTTGATACCTCGCTGTCAGGGTCATTTAAATCTCCGAATATCCTTGCACTGCCCTGGCAGGTATTTACACATGAAGGAATAAGCCCCTTGTCAACACGGTGCTGGCATAATGTGCATTTGCCGATACCGTTTTTAGTGTTATCTTTTCCTGCAGTCACAAAAGGATTAAAGTAACGGACGCCATACGGGCATTTCTCAATGCATTTCCCGCATCCTATGCACTGTGAATTATCAAAGAGAACCATTCCGTCCGGACGTTTATAAGTGGCTCCGTCCCTGTATTTGTGCACCTTGCCGTCAGGCGTTACAAACTCTTTTCTATCAAGGGGATACTGAGGGCATATCTTAACGCATGGAGGCACTTCTTCCTTCCCGCCTGAGCAGTGATTGCACAAACGCGGCAGAAAATCCTTTCTGGCCTTGGGATATTTGCCTGACTCTATTTGTTTGACAACTGCGCTCCACCTGCCGAGCGGAACGCCAAACTCCGACTTGCAGGCGACAGTGCATCCCCTGCAGCCGATACATTTGCGAAGGTCAATAATCATTGCCCAGCGGGGAAGCCCCGCATTTGCGCCTTCGGCCTTCGATATGGGTAGAACTCCCGCAACAGCAGTAGCCGCTGCCGCAGCGCCGCCTGTCTTAAGCAAATCGCGACGTGATAATGCCTTGTCTTCACTCATAACGCCCTCCTCGTTTATAGTCTGATATTAATAAAATTTACTCTACTCTTAGCACAACTTCAATCAAAAAATTAATATCAAATATTACTATTAATAAACATTATCATAAATGTCCGTCTATTTAAGAGAATCAATTATCCTCTCAAAGCTTGTATATGCAGAGTCAAGCAGCGCCATCGCATATTTTTTATTATGCACCCCATTCCCATATTCAACAATACGGACCTTATACTGACCTTCCTTGAACATTGCCATTGCTTTTTTAAATTTGTCATTAGGGATTTTGCCTTTTGAATTTACAATAGTTTCTTCTGCCTTTTTCTCAAGTTCCAGGACTGTTTTCAATTCTTTCTGTATTACAGCAATATCATCTTTTAACAGCTTCTCGTATTCCAATGAATGGCATAACGCACATGACACGGCTGAACCTTTTACAATTTTTACCCCTTTTCTCCCAACAGTTTCTTCAATATGGCAGCCGACACAGGTCGTATGCGCATTAAACATCGGGCTGGGCGTCTTTTCTATCCCCTTCATTGCCTCGCCCATTAAAATCCTCTTCTGATATATATGCTCATCTAATGTATGGCAGATAAGGCAGTTTTCCCTTGCAGGCTCAAGATAGTCTATAACCTTGCCATGCCTGATAGGCTCATGACAGTTAAAACACTGGGCCGTGTGTCCTGCAACATGCTCCTTATGCATTAATTCCTTGTCTGCCGATTTTTCAAGCATATCAGCCGAATACTCATGACAGCTGAAGCAGTCTTCTTTTTTAATTCCTCCTTTGCCGCCTATAATCTCCCAGTGACAGCCGCTGCATGCCACCTTTGCTTTTTCAAGCATCTGATGGGTAATAGGTTTTTTCCCTTCCTTCTGAAGTGATTTTGTAGGTATTTCATGGCATAAGGAACATTTGCTTCTGCCTTCATTAAAGTTCGTGTTCTTAAAATGACAAAGATAACATGCCAGCTTAGGCACCTGAAAATGCTTGCCTGTCCTTACATGCTGGTGGCATGTATTACAGTGCAGTTTCTGCCCTGCTATTGTTTTTTCCAAATGTGTCTTGTGAACAAACGGCACTCCCCTGCCACCGTCTTCCCCTTTAAACACAATCTTCTTTGTTTCAAATTTTTCAGAAGGGTGGCATACAGAAGCTAAACAGCTGATGTCATTTATTACTGCAGTTTTTCGGACCTCTTTTTCTCTTGTTGAAAGATATGAAAAAAGCTGAGCCAACCCTTTCATCCTGGCCTTTACAGTGTACTTCTCCCCGGGTGCGTAATGGCACTCTACACAGGCGACCTCTTTATGTTTGGACACTTCCCATGTTACGTAAGGCTTTTTCATTATGTGGCAGGTAGTACCGCAAAATTTAGATGTTGAGGTATATTTATTTGTGACAAGTATTGCTGCAGCAATTGCAACAGCAAGGATGAGCAGAAGGATAATTGATTTTTTCATGCTTCTACTCATTGCTTAATATTATTAACAAGCATAGCGAAAATATCAAGCTGTATTTCTCAAATTATGGAAGCTAAGTATTTTTTATTATCTCATTATACAGAAAATACTTCAGGAAGGGAACGAAAAACATGGAAAAAATCAAGGCGCAGGGGATAGATTTGGGACGTCATCAGTATCAATGCAATTTATGAATAAAATTCCTTGTTGACATTGCTAATGCTCTATAAAAAAACGAATCCGCTGCATCT
This window encodes:
- a CDS encoding sigma-54-dependent Fis family transcriptional regulator; translation: MTQAAKATILVVDDEKNIREVLADTLGDEGYEVITASSGEQALDSVREFSPEVIFLDVWMPGMDGIETLKAVKDASKESSVIMISGHSNIDTAVQATKLGAYDFLEKPLATEKVLIVVRRALEKQRLEKENIALRTSGWEIIGENPKMKLLRDEISKAASSQGRVLIFGESGTGKELVARALHESSDRKDRDFIEVNCAAIPNELIESELFGHEKGSFTGAFERKKGKFELADKGTLFLDEVGDMALATQAKLLRVIETQEFQRVGGSKNIKVDVRIIAATNKNLQDEIKKAIFREDLYFRLNVIPVNVPPLKERKDDIPLLVEHFLKNFAMQYGRKAKKISQATLDALISYDWPGNVRELKNTIERFVIMNSTETIDSKDLPSLSSAEPDYLGYKTLREAREQFEKYFILKKLSENNWNVSKTAEDMDIERSNLHRKIKALGIDLGRSD
- a CDS encoding molecular chaperone TorD family protein, whose protein sequence is MENTKAKNMAETARHRSNVYGLLAMIYREEPTAVLLRGITDKGFLSVLSNLGIKFDKGFFDQPEKKLLEDLSVEFARLFLGPGRHISPHESVHHERADGDWGRLWGRSTVEVKKFVESLGFQYKSDYKGLPDHISVELEFMHELTKNEADALEAEDIESALKCREIEKKFIKEHLLKWIPAFSGKIINEAELSFYREMARLTKSFIEIEKTECLEGLH
- a CDS encoding HAMP domain-containing protein, whose translation is MKPLKTLLGLFAISILAIIITGFVLKYLGIEHGPLIIKTGIVFLAVNIVLYLLLLIIFVIRNLTALYYEKQQKIMGSRFRTRLVIAFVGLTFIPSILLFILSNQLINNTIDKWFSIEVQGPVSDSMAIARVFYQKERKNAQSYADSLAANRTAVNRETGNYKTYFLRQSDGSGLVDDAFKGLADTEIISKNSGDIIRAASPVREGGIVSGVVLVETAIPKNIVEKMESIKKAYNEYQQIGTLQTPMKFIYFLILTVTTLVIIFLALWIALRIAKGITIPIRSLVEATKNVADGDLNIRIDLKRDDEIGLLINSFNKMVGDIRKAYLSMEAIIENINTGVILLERSGRIYTLNNAACSMLNLDRASVTGKSPREILGKIKSEELNSMINQLGEKNFRAIEREIHANVEGKLVNMRVYITALKDAGGNFMGILVVFDDITDVIKAQRALAWQEVARRIAHEIKNPLTPIQLSTERLLKKWDEKSGDFDEVLRRSAKTIVNEVNSLRNLVNEFSRFGKMPKLNLQPTDIKPVIEEILNLYKDVKEVNITTSFQDTPEIEADQEQLKRALINLIDNAIHAKTENIWLNIFYEPSLESVRIEVIDDGIGIKNEDKDKLFLPYFSTKEEGTGLGLAIVDKIISRHRGYIRVKDNKPKGTQFIIELPVVRK
- a CDS encoding adenosine-specific kinase — protein: MEIKTVRIDVPEECNIILGQTHFIKTTEDLYEIIATTVPQAKFGIAFTEASGPCLIRTEGNDAGLIDVCVKNLQEIGAGHVFCIALKDAFPINVLNAVKNCPEVCNIYCATANPVEVVAAETKQGRGIIGIIDGFSPKGVETASDKMHRKEFLRKIGYKL
- a CDS encoding 4Fe-4S dicluster domain-containing protein, with translation MSEDKALSRRDLLKTGGAAAAATAVAGVLPISKAEGANAGLPRWAMIIDLRKCIGCRGCTVACKSEFGVPLGRWSAVVKQIESGKYPKARKDFLPRLCNHCSGGKEEVPPCVKICPQYPLDRKEFVTPDGKVHKYRDGATYKRPDGMVLFDNSQCIGCGKCIEKCPYGVRYFNPFVTAGKDNTKNGIGKCTLCQHRVDKGLIPSCVNTCQGSARIFGDLNDPDSEVSRLVKEFNLLKDREKTTLLPQEKTEPYVFYIDPKNVLKAYKINSKKKEAEFNDQII
- a CDS encoding molybdopterin-dependent oxidoreductase, translated to MFKLTRRNFMKLGAASGALLAAGEVFKSRALAGTLAPGGKDFTPLTGVERQAIPSSCWQCVTRCPNIGYVEDGRLVKIESNPDSIRTEGKMCAKGQGGVNHSNDPDRILYPMKRVGKRGEGKWKRISWDAALDEVAVRLKRLRDEGHPEKFKFHYGRMKASSEKLIKDVFLGTYGTGTVSGHTTICEGAKWVAQELTWGKSYDNWDFDNTQFVLNFGSNVLEAHTNHIPTAHRLIRAKVDRGIKLVTFDVRLSNTAAKSDEWVPIKPGTDGAVMLAMCSVIINEGIYDKEFLTFVKAAKNPNASADEKITALKSHLSQYTPEWAEKISGVSAAKIKSIAVEFAKTKPACLITYRGAVAHYNGVENERIAQMLSAITGNIDNPGGRCKAVAASWKFPAGPKDKPAAKKLNILDGFKGAVAYPNHHVDHQVFKMIKDGKEGRPEVYMWYCYAPVYANGECQEIIDIFKDESLIPYTVCVNPFYDESAALADLILPDTPYTERWDWDGEVSPMQIAEYQIRQPFIKPLGEARNFADIACDLANKMGFSLGFNSMEEFVRQSCDMTPEIKAAGGFDYMIKNGVWHDPAAKPKFFSYKKEVKEEDIKKEGVIFDEEAQVYWEWKKSKAENEEDAKKKGYTHTKEAWKGYVGQKIGDKVYAGFKPDRVNKSGYLELYSVLMEDKKFNPLPSYMQVPEHEKMKPNELILTTYKVAVITQSRSANCKWLSEIYHDNPAKINPKTAAMLKIKTGDKIKVKSAIGEITTKAEVTEGIVPGIIAISHHVGHWEYGRYASGKKASVEGGAHDNDSDLRLMWWKEHGKHPNWIIPNIPDPIGGQHRGMDTVVTVTKA
- a CDS encoding DUF4390 domain-containing protein; the encoded protein is MVNFSNNFQSGKLFTLIFCAYLISTASAATAEIIGPAIKIQNNNIMIGTGFSNIKEIENAIKSGVEKEIVFTIELFREWDFWPDEFVHARKIQKVIKYDNLRGQYRTSSHDGTVVKERYFKEFNDLKEWLFTVKDVNLINVKELEQGKYFVRVVVESKSREIPPVIGFFMLFIPEIETSLAKKSPTFVVGEHPALRNPR